One genomic window of Garra rufa chromosome 24, GarRuf1.0, whole genome shotgun sequence includes the following:
- the hus1 gene encoding checkpoint protein HUS1, which produces MKFRAKIIDVGCLNHFTRVVNTVSKLTKACVLRLTCDHLYFVLSGRVATGGVSMWCELSQVNFFDEFQLEGVSADANEIFLEVAPENLSRALKTAQNAKSVKIKLTKKSCPCLTLSAELPSLSSVSRVVTHDIPVDVIPRRLWHDFREPQMPDFDVSIYLPPLKTMKSVVDRMKNLSNYLVLEANLNGEMNLKIETDLVSVTTHFKELGNPPWGDDGSQSSSPTHRDADLMAEARVDIKKLQQFLMGQQVNPSRAMCNIVDGRILHLIFLHEDVSLQYFIPAVV; this is translated from the exons ATGAAGTTTCGAGCTAAAATCATCGATGTCGGATGTTTGAATCACTTCACAC GTGTGGTGAACACAGTGTCCAAACTGACTAAGGCGTGTGTTCTGCGTCTCACCTGTGATCACCTGTATTTCGTTCTGTCGGGTCGGGTGGCCACTGGAGGAGTCAGTATGTGGTGTGAACTCTCACAG GTGAATTTCTTCGATGAGTTCCAGTTGGAGGGAGTGTCTGCTGACGCCAATGAGATCTTTCTGGAAGTGGCTCCGGAGAATCTTTCCAGGGCCTTAAAAACGGCCCAGAACGCCAAATCTGTCAAAATCAAACTGACCAAGAAGAGCTGCCCGTGTCTCACGCTGTCCGCAGAGCTG CCGTCTCTGTCCAGCGTCAGTCGTGTGGTCACTCATGATATCCCAGTGGATGTGATTCCCAGACGACTGTGGCATGATTTCAGAGAGCCGCAGATGCCAGACTTTGAT GTCAGCATATATTTACCTCCTCTGAAGACCATGAAGAGCGTCGTGGACCGCATGAAGAACCTCTCCAACTATCTG gTGCTGGAGGCGAATCTGAACGGTGAGATGAATCTCAAGATCGAGACAGACCTGGTTTCTGTCACGACGCACTTTAAGGAGCTGGGAAACCCTCCGTGGG GAGACGACGGCTCTCAGAGCTCCAGTCCGACTCACAGAGATGCGGATCTCATGGCTGAAGCGCGTGTGGACATCAAGAAACTCCAGCAGTTCCTGATGGGACAGCAGGTCAATCCCAGCAGAGCCATGTGCA aTATTGTTGACGGAAGGATTCTTCACCTGATCTTTCTTCATGAGGACGTGTCTCTGCAGTACTTTATTCCAGCTGTGGTGTGA